The Drosophila innubila isolate TH190305 chromosome 3R unlocalized genomic scaffold, UK_Dinn_1.0 2_E_3R, whole genome shotgun sequence genome has a segment encoding these proteins:
- the LOC117792944 gene encoding uncharacterized protein LOC117792944 — MSSQPPLSLPAPTAPSAAGNVNVNGNHQLLRPQTLAAPDREPVEFNINLVGAPPEVEQLVEQIKCVAEQFLYHWKSFPIVLPQPLASGSLNVTAHNATNSVSGRKKRPINQSDLFIAPPFDELDAVASDGSGEPRRLTNAQLKSLRETGLQKDKYGKPKKLTLEQLETIRKNGEFDVPSLHFSGQVHKWRLSQLLQKGTLRAHDSFLGDLALAARFVVVTARARIFSHFFSVVHAAHALLDALIRLADMFIGVPALLAHNLDYKIKEERCRFLIAELVCRPEFEDCLDGLCSYVRKMLRRATMEKFDFNSCEVTQPVPYLFLTPKGQEIDLRLFCRDIMRKALPVLVGILERETRGWFLHFRERLIAELRAKKLNDKEIEEEVNEAVMKEYLQRVYTSIMSNAKLAELGNGIPQLLVEQAQSVVIMYKAVDKVQQDIKRNREDHQKCLANDHSVLSRVAPWLRSKLRHAEQHKLYKCAWSAHEEALKLCSQHNLHQTAYFLSRDLAFMKEREPVLLKELKNAKTPTRSFQWACRIWSPQAWIIRRNFQGQSDVIPTVISQQATSIVTPRSDPSQPVFLVEKEMIRTTSTRWPFWRLLNLLQRTWCWTWNMMFLLGILVPWCSPLGLRALFCIKPFMPDLELSQINGTLFPRKTSITQTLASRLIELWRHISKSRTHFETEPDTGFIGKGLTRNLNRTWNYFVKGFLGTIVILFAFPLICLATSCLSIGLALSAPLWIPVFVLLLHIFMILVYDLDAPDNTRNRYCILLEALIWNFLIQGLLQPLAAILVATLLCPLAAGVVLIVGVVRYTFRLLWDSLAFHLFIKKCGRVPASDSIAVKRIAGPGLALDYYFIIRPEQALAALEAKMELDELQAYQHATERVVLQPQQDFLQFVEACFGPFSAQLSKTGPYLALDREAQDLMSTLHEKLEKRRRELQTTLTTQVKSRIKLNTKELKIAIQLAAHLLEKYYPSHVIGRLSISEEEFWDNKGLSVNDWPGLAGLIYTEIFSLDFLTPLTENDTHFKLEPHASLDLIRYTEMVKNANDVIGSKGLDLLGNVYAPRGNVQVHLPFLEVTAFNPRSRITLTFRKPEKRDMSVGLTTPRVRAHRAQHVPKAGQDAQKPWRPWKQKCSDRSVTEKLLIPLPVPHPVHIAIAIYNRDTEQPIPLDSELVWEILKSIEDCQGGDAMAVHSVARYHGAVIESSNDSLASSSSIGSTRDSGSGSVSGSGVGNGTETLPCGNREVCTQVKVDAEPAPSASGFHWTLSNWGAAQTARRRTNSNVRVDLASPEDISLDTDSSRAVFNNAYGTTV; from the exons AATATTAATCTAGTTGGCGCACCGCCCGAAGTGGAGCAACTTGTGGAGCAGATTAAATGCGTAGCGGAGCAGTTTCTATATCATTGGAAGAGTTTTCCCATCG TTCTGCCCCAGCCTTTGGCCAGTGGTAGCCTCAATGTAACGGCCCACAATGCAACGAACAGCGTTAGCGGCCGCAAAAAGCGTCCCATTAATCAGAGTGACCTATTTATAGCGCCGCCCTTTGATGAATTGGACGCGGTTGCTTCTGATGGTAGCGGCGAACCGCGTCGCCTCACAAATGCacaattgaaaagtttacGCGAAACTGG CTTGCAAAAGGATAAATATGGAAAGCCGAAGAAATTAACTTTGGAACAATTGGAAACAATACGTAAAAATgg TGAATTCGATGTGCCGAGCTTGCATTTCTCTGGTCAGGTGCACAAATGGCGATTGTCGCAGTTGCTGCAGAAGGGCACTTTACGCGCCCACGACTCCTTCCTCGGGGATCTGGCTTTGGCAGCCCGCTTTGTGGTCGTCACGGCACGAGCTCGCATCTTCTCGCACTTCTTTTCAGTGGTGCATGCGGCGCATGCGTTGCTCGATGCACTCATCAGGTTGGCGGACATGTTCATCGGTGTACCGGCTTTGTTGGCCCACAATCTGGACTACAAGATTAAGGAGGAACGTTGTCGCTTTCTAATTGCCGAGTTGGTGTGTCGT CCGGAGTTTGAGGATTGTCTGGATGGCCTCTGCTCCTATGTGCGGAAAATGCTTCGTCGCGCTACCATGGAGAAGTTTGATTTCAATAGCTGCGAGGTAACACAGCCGGTGCCATATCTATTTCTGACTCCAAAGGGTCAGGAGATTGATTTGCGTCTGTTTTGTCGCGATATCATGCGAAAAGCATTGCCTGTGCTGGTGGGCATATTGGAGCGGGAGACGCGAGGCTGGTTTCTGCATTTCCGGGAGCGTCTCATTGCAGAGCTGCGCGCTAAGAAGCTGAACGATAAGGAAATCGAGGAAGAAGTCAACGAGGCGGTCATGAAGGAATACTTACAGCGTGTTTATACCTCCATCATGTCCAATGCAAAGCTGGCCGAACTGGGCAACGGAATACCTCAACTACTGGTGGAGCAGGCCCAGTCTGTGGTGATCATGTACAAGGCTGTCGACAAGGTGCAGCAGGATATTAAACGTAACCGTGAGGATCACCAAAAGTGCTTGGCTAACGATCACTCCGTGCTGTCTCGTGTGGCGCCTTGGCTACGCTCGAAACTTCGCCATGCCGAGCAGCACAAGTTGTACAAGTGCGCCTGGTCAGCACATGAGGAGGCACTTAAGCTGTGCAGTCAGCACAATTTGCATCAGACCGCCTACTTTCTGTCACGCGATCTGGCCTTCATGAAGGAGCGCGAGCCTGTGCTGCTCAAGGAGCTGAAGAACGCCAAGACGCCCACGCGCAGCTTCCAATGGGCGTGTCGCATTTGGTCGCCACAGGCATGGATCATACGACGAAATTTCCAAGGGCAATCGGATGTTATCCCAACAGTGATAAGTCAGCAGGCCACATCAATAGTCACTCCTCGCTCGGATCCCAGCCAGCCTGTATTTCTGGTCGAAAAGGAAATGATACGCACCACGAGCACGCGTTGGCCCTTTTGGCGTCTGTTGAATCTTCTACAGCGCACCTGGTGCTGGACCTGGAACATGATGTTCCTGCTCGGCATTTTGGTGCCCTGGTGCAGTCCACTTGGATTGCGCGCCCTCTTCTGCATCAAACCCTTTATGCCCGACCTGGAATTATCTCAAATCAATGGCACCCTGTTTCCCCGAAAGACAAGTATAACCCAGACATTGGCCTCGCGTCTTATTGAGCTCTGGCGACACATATCAAAATCACGTACTCACTTCGAAACGGAACCGGACACAG GATTCATTGGCAAGGGCTTGACACGCAATTTGAATCGCACATGGAACTACTTTGTCAAGGGATTTCTTGGAACGATTGTCATCCTGTTTGCATTCCCACTGATATGTCTAGCGACCAGTTGCCTCAGCATTGGACTGGCATTGAGTGCTCCCCTTTGGATACCAGTGTTTGTTCTTCTGCTGCACATCTTTATGATACTTGTCTATGATCTGGATGCACCGGACAACACACGAAATCGTTATTGTATTCTGTTGGAGGCACTCATATGGAACTTTCTTATACAGGGCCTGCTGCAGCCACTAGCAGCAATTTTAGTTGCCACGCTGCTTTGTCCGCTGGCAGCAGGCGTTGTTCTGATAG TTGGCGTAGTGCGGTATACGTTCCGCTTGCTCTGGGATTCGCTAGCGTTTCATTTGTTCATCAAGAAATGCGGACGTGTTCCAGCCTCGGATAGCATTGCCGTTAAACGGATTGCCGGACCCGGTTTAGCACTcgattattatttcattatacGTCCAGAGCAGGCTTTGGCAGCACTAGAGGCTAAAATGGAGTTGGACGAGTTGCAGGCTTATCAACATGCTACCGAACGTGTTGTTTTACAGCCACAACAAGATTTTCTGCAGTTTGTAGAAGCCTGTTTTGGACCCTTCTCGGCGCAGCTTTCTAAAACGGGTCCCTACTTGGCGCTAGATCGCGAGGCACAGGATTTGATGAGCACCCTGCACGAAAAGCTGGAGAAGCGACGTAGGGAGCTACAAACGACGCTAACTACGCAGGTCAAGTCGCGTATTAAGCTAAATACCAAAGAATTAAAG ATTGCTATACAACTGGCCGCCCATTTACTCGAGAAATATTATCCGTCTCATGTCATCGGTAGATTGTCCATAAGCGAAGAAGAATTTTGGGATAATAAG GGTCTCTCGGTTAATGATTGGCCGGGTTTGGCCGGACTCATCTACACCGAGATATTTAGTTTAGATTTTCTAACGCCATTGACTGAAAACGATACGCATTTTAAACTAGAACCACATGCCTCGCTTGATCTAATACGCTACACGGAGATGGTAAAGAATGCCAACGATGTGATCGGTTCCAAGGGCCTCGATTTGTTGGGCAATGTGTATGCGCCGCGTGGCAATGTCCAGGTGCATTTACCATTTCTTGAAGTGACCGCCTTCAATCCGCGCTCACGCATCACGTTAACATTTCGCAAGCCCGAGAAGCG TGACATGTCTGTGGGCTTAACGACGCCACGAGTGCGGGCTCATCGAGCACAGCATGTGCCGAAGGCGGGACAGGATGCCCAGAAGCCCTGGCGTCCATGGAAACAAAAGTGCAGCGACCGTAGCGTTACAGAGAAGTTGCTGATACCGTTGCCAGTTCCACATCCCGTGcacattgccattgccatatACAATCGCGATACGGAGCAACCCATACCGTTGGACTCCGAGTTGGTCTGGGAGATACTCAAGTCAATCGAGGACTGCCAGGGCGGCGATGCAATG GCTGTGCATTCAGTGGCGCGTTACCATGGAGCGGTAATTGAGTCGAGCAATGATTCTctggccagcagcagcagcattggcAGCACGCGAGACTCAGGATCTGGTTCAGTGTCTGGCTCGGGTGTGGGCAACGGCACTGAAACTTTACCCTGTGGCAATCGTGAG GTTTGCACGCAGGTCAAAGTTGATGCAGAGCCTGCTCCCAGTGCCTCCGGCTTTCACTGGACGCTCAGCAACTGGGGAGCCGCACAGACGGCGCGTCGACGCACCAACTCCAACGTTCGTGTCGACTTGGCCAGCCCGGAGGATATATCGCTGGACACGGATAGCTCGCGTGCTGTATTCAACAATGCTTACGGCACCACAGTCTAA